The DNA region GCCACCACCACCAGCAGCGCCCAGCCGTACCCGATCTGGCGGGCCACCGCGACGAAGACGACAGGTTCCAGGATCAACCCGGCGACCAGCGCCAGCGGAATCCAGCGCACCCCCCGACGCATGTCACCTCCAACGAACGTGTGGCGTGGCGTCACCCGTCCAGCATGACACGCCGTACCGTCACGGCCAGCGCGCCGACGACGCGGCGTCGCGGTCGCGGCGGCCCGCGCCGGTCACCGCGTCACGGCGGGCCCGCAGCCCCCACACCGTGACCCGCCACAGCGCCTCCCGCACGATCGCGGCGCTCATCTTGCTGGCACCCTGCTCCCGCTCGGCGAAGGTGATCGGCACCTCGACGATGCGGAACCCCTCCCGGTACGCCCGCCAGGTCAGCTCCACCTGGAACGAGTAGCCCTGCGACGACACACTTCCGTAGTCGATCTTGTCGAGGACCGGCAGCCGGTACACCCGGTACCCGCCGGTGGCGTCACGCACCGGCATCCCCAACGCCAACCGGGTGTACAGGTTGCCGCACTGCGACACCAGCCACCGGTGCCGGGGCCAGTTCAGCACCTCACCGCCGGGCACCCACCGCGACCCGATGACCACGTCGGCGCTGCGGGCCGCGTCCAGCAGCTGCGGCAACTGCTCCGGCGCGTGCGAACCGTCGGCGTCCATCTCCACGACAGCGTCGTAGCCGCGTTCCTTCGCCCAGCTGAAGCCGGCCACGTACGCCGCGCCCAGTCCCTGCTTACCGGGGCGGTGCAGCACGAACACCTGCCCGTCGGCGCCGGCCAGCTCGTCGGCCACCGCCCCGGTGCCGTCCGGCGAGTTGTCGTCGGCGATCAGGACGTCGACCTGCGGCACGGCGGCGCGGACCCGCCCGACGATGAGCCGTACGTTGTCCGCCTCGTTGTACGTGGGAACGACCACCAGCACCCGGCCGACACCCGGGTAGCCCTCCGGGCCATCGCCCGCCGACACCGCCTCGCTCACCGTGCCTCCGCATCCACGCCGCCCGAGCGCCGGCGCAGCCACGCCGCCGCGACCACGACCGCACCGGCGGCCACCACCAGCACCATCTCGGGCCAGAAACCTGTCCGAGTCGCAAGAGTACGCGTCGAGCCCAGCTCCAACTCACTCACCACGACGGCGGCGGTGTTGAACTCGGTCGGCTGCGACACCCGCCCATTGTCATCGACAAAAGCCGATACGCCAACGGTCGAGGCCATCAGCCCCGCCCGCCCGTGCTCCACCGCCCGCAGCCGCACCATCGCCAACTGCTGGCCGGCCTCCGCCGCGTTGAACGTCGCGTTGTTCGTCTGCACCGCCAACACCTGCGCCCCACCGGTCACCGTGTCACGGACCAACCCGTCGT from Solwaraspora sp. WMMD791 includes:
- a CDS encoding polyprenol monophosphomannose synthase; the protein is MSEAVSAGDGPEGYPGVGRVLVVVPTYNEADNVRLIVGRVRAAVPQVDVLIADDNSPDGTGAVADELAGADGQVFVLHRPGKQGLGAAYVAGFSWAKERGYDAVVEMDADGSHAPEQLPQLLDAARSADVVIGSRWVPGGEVLNWPRHRWLVSQCGNLYTRLALGMPVRDATGGYRVYRLPVLDKIDYGSVSSQGYSFQVELTWRAYREGFRIVEVPITFAEREQGASKMSAAIVREALWRVTVWGLRARRDAVTGAGRRDRDAASSARWP